The Tripterygium wilfordii isolate XIE 37 chromosome 5, ASM1340144v1, whole genome shotgun sequence genome window below encodes:
- the LOC119999030 gene encoding DNA-binding protein S1FA-like produces the protein MSDDFEFSDKTAETKGFNPGLIVLLVVGGLLLAFFVGNYVLYLQAQKILPPRKKKPISKKKMKKEKLKQGVSAPGE, from the exons ATGAGCGACGATTTCGAGTTCTCCGATAAG ACTGCTGAAACCAAAGGCTTCAACCCGGGATTGATTGTGTTGCTAGTTGTTGGGGGGCTTCTACTTGCGTTCTTTGTGGGGAATTATGTCTTGTACTTGCAAGCGCAGAAGATCCTACCTCCAAGAAAGAAGAAGCCAATCTctaagaagaagatgaagaaggagAAACTGAAGCAAGGTGTATCAGCACCAGGGGAGTAG
- the LOC119998224 gene encoding aquaporin PIP2-2-like produces MAKDIEASGFQSKDYQDPPPAPLIDAEELTQWSLYRAVIAEFIATLLFLYITVLTVIGYKSQIDNADPCGGVGILGIAWAFGGMIFVLVYCTAGISGGHINPAVTFGLFLARKVSLIRAILYMAAQCLGAICGCGLVKAFQKAYYTRYGGGANELADGYSTGTGLGAEIIGTFVLVYTVFSATDPKRNARDSHIPVLAPLPIGFAVFMVHLATIPITGTGINPARSFGAAVIYNNDKAWDDQWLFWVGPFIGAAIAAIYHQFILRAGAIKALGSFRSSSNM; encoded by the exons ATGGCCAAGGACATTGAAGCTTCAGGATTCCAATCCAAGGACTATCAAGACCCACCACCAGCACCTCTAATTGACGCCGAGGAGCTCACCCAATGGTCATTATACAGAGCCGTAATCGCCGAGTTCATAGCCACACTCTTATTCTTGTACATAACTGTTTTAACAGTGATTGGCTACAAGAGCCAAATAGATAACGCCGACCCGTGCGGCGGCGTTGGAATCCTCGGCATCGCATGGGCGTTCGGTGGCATGATCTTCGTCCTTGTCTACTGCACCGCCGGAATCTCAG GAGGCCATATTAACCCGGCGGTGACGTTTGGGCTTTTCTTGGCCAGGAAGGTGTCACTGATCCGGGCAATATTGTACATGGCGGCCCAGTGTTTGGGAGCCATATGCGGATGTGGGCTTGTGAAGGCTTTCCAGAAGGCCTACTACACCAGATACGGTGGTGGAGCTAACGAGCTCGCTGATGGGTACAGCACCGGCACTGGATTGGGTGCAGAGATCATTGGCacttttgttcttgtttacACTGTCTTCTCCGCTACTGACCCCAAGAGGAACGCAAGAGACTCACATATTCCT GTATTGGCACCACTTCCAATTGGGTTTGCTGTATTCATGGTGCATTTGGCCACAATTCCCATCACTGGCACTGGTATTAACCCTGCAAGGAGTTTTGGAGCTGCAGTGATATACAACAATGACAAAGCTTGGGATGACCAA TGGTTGTTCTGGGTTGGACCCTTCATTGGTGCTGCCATTGCTGCAATCTATCACCAGTTCATCTTGAGAGCTGGTGCAATTAAGGCCCTTGGTTCCTTCAGGAGCTCCTCCAACATGTGA
- the LOC119998986 gene encoding probable E3 ubiquitin-protein ligase LOG2, whose translation MGNSGSSGGHGRRRYGSRRNHPPPPPTGPPQPEISANRYVFAAATPYPNPNPPPYYQYPGHYPPPPPSMPMPLPAPYDHHHRMEPGHWGRYPCGPMMQPPAPYVEHQKAVTIRNDVNIKKETLRLEPDDENPGKFLVAFTFDATVSGSITISFFAKEGEDCKLTPMKEHLLAPVTVNFQKGLAQKFRQSSGTGIDFSMFEESQLLKEGDSDVYPLAVKADASPADQSGSDENQTSGSPNSQITQAVFEKEKGEYQARVMKQILWVNGMRYELQEIYGIGNSVDGDVDANDPGKECVICLSELRDTTLLPCRHMCMCGGCAKVLRFQTNRCPICRQPVERLLEIKVNNGHEE comes from the exons atGGGTAATTCAGGCAGCAGCGGCGGGCATGGTCGCCGGAGATATGGTAGTCGGAGGAACCATCCCCCGCCGCCGCCCACCGGGCCTCCTCAGCCTGAAATCTCGGCGAATCGTTACGTATTCGCAGCGGCCACGCCGTACCCGAACCCTAACCCTCCACCGTACTACCAGTACCCGGGACACTATCCGCCTCCGCCGCCCTCTATGCCGATGCCACTTCCGGCTCCGTACGACCACCATCACCGGATGGAACCGGGCCATTGGGGGAGATACCCTTGTGGGCCCATGATGCAGCCCCCGGCGCCTTACGTCGAGCACCAGAAGGCTGTCACAATACGTAATGATGTTAATATCAAGAAGGAGACCTTGCGGCTCGAACCAGACGATGAGAATCCTGGGAAGTTCCTTGTCGCGTTCACGTTCGATGCCACTGTATCCGGGAG CATTACTATTAGTTTTTTCGCAAAAGAAGGCGAAGATTGTAAACTGACACCTATGAAGGAACACCTGCTTGCACCAGTGACAGTAAACTTTCAGAAAGGTCTGGCCCAAAAGTTCAGACAGTCCTCGGGAACCGGAATTGACTTCTCAATGTTTGAGGAATCTCAGTTACTAAAAGAGGGTGATTCGGATGTCTATCCTTTGGCAGTGAAGGCAGATGCATCCCCCGCTGATCAGAGTGGATCAGATGAAAACCAAACTTCTGGATCCCCAAATTCTCAGATAACTCAGGCAGTATTTGAGAAGGAGAAAGGCGAATATCAAGCAAGGGTAATGAAGCAGATTCTGTGGGTGAATGGGATGAGGTATGAGCTGCAGGAGATATATGGCATTGGGAACTCTGTTGATGGTGACGTTGATGCAAATGATCCTGGAAAAGAATGTGTCATTTGCCTGTCAGAACTACGGGACACAACCCTTCTTCCCTGCCGCCACATG TGCATGTGTGGCGGATGTGCAAAGGTTTTACGGTTCCAGACAAATAGATGTCCAATCTGCAGACAACCAGTTGAGAGGCTTTTGGAGATTAAGGTCAATAATGGGCATGAGGAATAA
- the LOC119998196 gene encoding 40S ribosomal protein S23 yields MGKTRGMGAGRKLKSHRRRQRWADKAYKKSNLGNEWKKPFAGSSHAKGIVLEKIGIEAKQPNSAIRKCARVQLIKNGKKIAAFVPNDGCLNYIEENDEVLIAGFGRKGHAVGDIPGVRFKVVKVSGVSLLALFKEKKEKPRS; encoded by the exons ATGGG GAAGACACGTGGTATGGGAGCTGGTCGCAAGCTCAAGTCCCACCGCAGAAGGCAAAGGTGGGCTGACAAGGCATACAAGAAATCCAATCTTGGTAATGAATGGAAGAAGCCATTTGCTGGGTCTTCCCACGCTAAAGGCATTGTCCTTGAGAAGAT CGGTATTGAGGCTAAGCAGCCAAATTCTGCTATTAGAAAATGTGCTAGAGTGCAACTAATCAAAAATGGAAAGAAGATTGCTGCATTTGTTCCCAATGATGGTTGCTTGAACTACATAGAAGAGAAT GATGAGGTGTTGATTGCTGGATTTGGACGTAAAGGGCATGCTGTGGGTGATATTCCCGGTGTACGATTTAAGGTTGTGAAGGTGTCTGGTGTTTCGCTTCTTGCTCTCTtcaaggagaagaaggagaaacCGAGGTCTTAA
- the LOC119998984 gene encoding protein trichome birefringence-like 43, whose protein sequence is MGALAISAAAVLLLLSLLHVESRKGTVKSSSVIGCDYFQGSWVYDDSGDSPLYQTPNCPFIEKEFDCLKNGRPDTDYLKYRWKPTRCDLPRFNGRDFLRKLKGQSIMFVGDSLSLNQWQSLTCMLHTSVPEANYTLVRTGGLSTFTFPSYNVKVMFSRNAFLVDIVSTSRGPVLKLDSIEGGKLWKGIDVLVFNSWHWWLHTGRKQPWKFIEEGNKTYNDMDRLVGYEKGLNTWARWIDTNVNPSGTRVFFQGVSPDHNKGGDWGEASAKNCEGQTKPVEGARYPAGPHPAELVVERVLRGMSKPVYLLNITVLSQLRKDGHPSVYGHGGHRDMDCSHWCLPGVPDTWNQLLYAAITARIQPN, encoded by the exons ATGGGTGCTCTTGCCATTAGCGCAGCAGCAGTACTACTCCTCCTTTCTCTGTTACATGTAGAGAGTAGAAAGGGAACTGTAAAGAGCAGCAGTGTAATCGGATGTGATTATTTTCAGGGGAGCTGGGTTTACGATGATTCCGGAGATTCTCCGCTCTACCAGACACCCAATTGTCCCTTCATAGAGAAGGAGTTTGATTGCCTCAAGAACGGTCGACCAGACACAGACTATCTCAAATACAGATGGAAACCAACTCGCTGCGACTTGCCAAG GTTTAATGGAAGAGATTTTCTGAGGAAACTGAAAGGGCAGAGCATCATGTTTGTGGGAGATTCATTGAGCTTGAACCAATGGCAGTCACTCACTTGTATGTTACATACGTCAGTTCCAGAGGCTAATTATACCTTAGTCAGAACTGGTGGCCTATCCACTTTCACATTCCCG AGTTACAATGTGAAGGTGATGTTTTCCCGCAATGCATTTCTGGTAGACATAGTAAGCACAAGCAGGGGACCAGTTCTGAAACTGGACTCCATTGAAGGTGGAAAACTGTGGAAGGGAATTGACGTATTGGTCTTCAATTCATGGCATTGGTGGCTTCACACGGGAAGAAAACAACC ATGGAAATTCATTGAGGAAGGGAACAAGACATACAATGACATGGACAGACTGGTAGGGTATGAGAAAGGCTTGAACACATGGGCAAGATGGATAGACACCAATGTGAATCCTTCCGGGACCAGGGTCTTCTTCCAAGGAGTTTCCCCGGATCACAACAA GGGCGGTGACTGGGGAGAGGCCAGTGCAAAGAACTGTGAGGGACAAACAAAACCAGTTGAAGGTGCAAGGTATCCGGCAGGTCCGCACCCGGCGGAGTTGGTGGTGGAGAGAGTGTTGCGCGGCATGTCAAAGCCTGTTTACTTGCTCAACATCACCGTTCTCTCACAACTACGAAAAGACGGCCATCCCTCCGTCTACGGCCATGGCGGCCACCGCGACATGGACTGTAGCCATTGGTGTCTGCCTGGTGTTCCTGATACTTGGAATCAACTCCTATATGCAGCTATTACTGCAAGAATACAACCTAATTGA